One window of Psychrobacillus sp. FSL H8-0483 genomic DNA carries:
- the lgt gene encoding prolipoprotein diacylglyceryl transferase — MNILQVIDPVAFSLGPIEVRWYGVIIAFGIILAFLVAQREMVKRGFHEEYLTDLLIWAVPIAIISARIYYVIFKWDFYSQYPEKIIEIWNGGIAIHGALIGSFLTAYFFTKKRGTSFWKLTDIVAPSILIGQMIGRWGNFINQEAHGGEVTRTFLENLMLPNWIIEQMYIDGKYYHPTFLYESIWNLIGVIILILLRKVNLRRGEMFLFYLTWYSVGRFFIEGMRTDSLYLIGELRTAQVVSIVTVVISIILFIYRRKTIKPVVRYQDK, encoded by the coding sequence ATGAATATATTACAAGTAATTGATCCAGTAGCTTTTTCACTTGGACCGATCGAAGTCCGATGGTATGGGGTAATTATTGCATTCGGAATTATCTTAGCGTTTCTTGTGGCACAACGTGAGATGGTGAAAAGAGGTTTTCATGAAGAATATTTAACAGATCTACTAATTTGGGCAGTTCCAATCGCCATAATTAGTGCACGCATATATTATGTTATCTTTAAATGGGATTTTTACAGTCAATACCCTGAGAAAATCATCGAAATTTGGAATGGTGGAATTGCGATTCACGGAGCGTTAATTGGTTCCTTTTTAACTGCCTATTTCTTTACAAAAAAAAGAGGTACTTCTTTTTGGAAGTTGACAGATATTGTGGCCCCAAGTATTTTAATCGGACAAATGATTGGACGCTGGGGGAACTTCATAAACCAAGAGGCACATGGTGGAGAAGTAACTAGAACGTTTTTAGAAAACTTAATGCTTCCAAATTGGATTATCGAACAGATGTATATCGATGGGAAATATTATCATCCGACATTTTTATACGAATCCATATGGAACTTAATTGGTGTTATTATCTTAATCCTTCTTCGTAAAGTTAATTTACGTCGCGGGGAAATGTTCCTATTTTATTTAACTTGGTATTCTGTAGGGCGATTCTTCATAGAAGGAATGCGTACAGATAGTTTGTATTTAATAGGAGAACTTCGAACTGCACAAGTTGTATCCATAGTCACTGTGGTGATTTCCATTATTCTATTTATATATAGAAGAAAGACTATTAAACCAGTGGTACGATATCAAGATAAGTAA
- a CDS encoding nucleoside recognition domain-containing protein encodes MGTLKRGLLAGLKTTWTLSKVIFPITLIVVILQYTPVLPWIINLISPFMGLLGLSGEAAIPLVLGNALNLYAGIAGILSLELTVKEVFILATMLSFSHNIFIETGVALRVGVKLWIVLVVRFGLAILSAIIINLVWQGGGETAKYGVVSVSQQVPDGWGEIILLGLQKATFGVLQLALIVIPLMVIFQLLKDRNYLQKFSEKLAPFTKVIGIQPNASPTLVAGLVIGLAYGAGIMIQAVQEDGVSKKDATLVFIFLVACHAVVEDTLIFVPLGIPILPLLLIRLITAFVLTIIVAYIWRKSEQRKHEEVVTS; translated from the coding sequence ATGGGAACATTAAAAAGAGGGTTATTAGCTGGTTTAAAGACAACTTGGACATTAAGTAAAGTAATTTTTCCAATCACTTTAATAGTAGTAATATTGCAGTATACTCCTGTTCTACCGTGGATTATCAATCTCATATCCCCCTTTATGGGCTTACTTGGTCTTAGTGGAGAGGCTGCTATTCCGTTGGTTTTAGGAAATGCACTAAATTTATATGCCGGGATTGCAGGAATACTTTCGCTAGAATTAACGGTAAAAGAAGTGTTCATATTAGCTACGATGTTATCTTTTTCACATAATATTTTTATCGAGACAGGAGTTGCACTTCGTGTTGGAGTGAAGCTTTGGATTGTGCTAGTAGTCCGTTTTGGATTGGCTATCTTATCAGCTATCATTATTAATCTTGTCTGGCAAGGTGGTGGAGAGACTGCTAAGTACGGAGTAGTAAGTGTTTCACAACAAGTACCAGATGGCTGGGGAGAAATAATTTTACTCGGACTGCAAAAAGCGACGTTTGGTGTTTTACAGTTGGCACTTATTGTTATTCCTTTAATGGTAATCTTCCAGCTATTAAAAGATCGAAATTACTTGCAGAAGTTTTCCGAAAAGCTTGCACCTTTTACGAAAGTAATTGGTATACAACCAAATGCTTCCCCTACGCTTGTAGCTGGACTAGTCATTGGCCTTGCATATGGTGCTGGGATCATGATTCAAGCGGTACAAGAGGATGGTGTAAGTAAAAAGGATGCAACGCTTGTATTTATCTTCCTAGTTGCTTGTCACGCAGTAGTGGAAGACACATTAATTTTTGTTCCCTTAGGAATCCCGATATTGCCTTTGTTATTAATAAGATTAATAACAGCATTTGTTTTGACGATA
- the hprK gene encoding HPr(Ser) kinase/phosphatase, producing the protein MPHVTTKDIKEKFNLSLVSGKEGIGRHIAISDISRPGIEIAGYFMHYPSNRIQLLGKTEISFFDLLKPKEKSERMTKLCAQDTPVIIVAHGMEVPEELIIASNEKSVPVLTTSMPTTRFSSMLTNFLESKLAPTTAVHGVLVDIYGVGILITGKSGVGKSETALELVKRGHRLVADDCVEIRQEGEETLVGSAPKLIEHLLEIRGLGIIDIMTLFGASAIRSYKRITLVIELEIWDEKKTYDRLGLEEEKMEIINTAITKLTVPVRPGRNLAVIIEVAAMNHRLKRMGVNAAEDFAKRLDDVISQNEEMNY; encoded by the coding sequence ATGCCTCATGTGACAACAAAGGATATAAAAGAGAAGTTCAATCTTTCATTAGTGAGTGGCAAAGAAGGAATTGGACGCCATATTGCAATTAGCGATATTTCTAGACCAGGGATTGAAATAGCAGGTTATTTCATGCATTACCCTTCCAACCGAATACAACTTTTGGGTAAAACAGAGATTTCCTTTTTTGATTTATTAAAGCCAAAAGAAAAAAGTGAACGAATGACAAAGCTTTGTGCACAAGATACTCCCGTTATTATCGTTGCACATGGAATGGAAGTACCAGAAGAACTAATTATTGCTTCGAATGAAAAATCCGTTCCTGTATTAACGACCAGTATGCCAACTACTAGATTTTCCAGTATGCTGACAAACTTCTTAGAAAGTAAACTTGCTCCCACGACCGCCGTTCATGGTGTGCTGGTAGATATATATGGAGTAGGGATACTGATCACTGGTAAAAGTGGGGTAGGGAAAAGTGAAACTGCACTAGAATTAGTAAAAAGAGGTCATCGTTTAGTAGCGGATGACTGTGTAGAGATTAGACAAGAAGGCGAAGAGACATTAGTTGGAAGTGCACCGAAACTAATCGAACATTTGTTGGAAATTCGTGGTTTAGGCATCATTGATATTATGACGCTATTTGGTGCAAGTGCAATCCGAAGTTATAAGCGAATTACACTCGTTATTGAATTGGAAATATGGGACGAGAAAAAGACCTATGATCGACTAGGTCTGGAAGAAGAAAAAATGGAAATTATTAATACGGCCATTACAAAGTTAACAGTTCCAGTACGTCCAGGGCGAAATTTAGCCGTAATTATTGAAGTTGCAGCAATGAATCATCGCTTAAAACGAATGGGTGTGAATGCTGCGGAAGACTTTGCAAAGCGTTTAGATGATGTTATAAGTCAAAATGAAGAAATGAATTATTAA